gggttccacatctgtggattcaaccaactgcagatggaagatttttttttaatgggtgaGTATATCTATACCGAATATGTACAGACATTTTTCTTGcaatttttccccaaaaaatatactaaaagaaatattaacatagcgtttacattgtattaggtattctaagtaatctagagatgatttaaactaTACAAAAGGATGTTCttagattatataaaaatattacaccATTTCAAATCAGGGTCTTGAGCATGCagggattttggtatctgagggggTCCTGAAACCAATATCCCTTGGATATCAAGGTATGACTGAACTGagttaaataaaacatactactaaaatgtattttttctttttattttgactttttacaaAATGAACTTCTAGGATATTTTAAATTGCCCATGTGTCTGCATTATATGTCTATTGGGCAATGCTGATCTAGCATTTACCTTTGTGAAACACTTTCAATAGTTATAGTTTTAATAATACTGTGAGATgcattgaaatgtttaaaaacacttttcttaTGCTTTTAAATTGCTAAAAACTATTGGGGTCCTGAATGAGGTCTGAATCAATGTAGTAGATTATTTTGGTCAGAAATACAACCTCATAAATTTGTATCCCTAAGCTAGTCGAGTTTACTGTTTATCGGTTGGTTAAATAAAGCAGATGCCAGTTATCATTGCTTATTTTGTGTGGACTAAGATGGAATgtgtataatatttttttctacaaacacaaaaacaatacaatttgTTGCAATAAGCTATTTGACATGCACATTACACTGCCATGGAATCTCTGAGTTTTCAAATAGGTGGCAAAATACtgaaatgtaaaattgtacagTTTCTATTCTTCATCTCAGAAAACTTTCTTTGAGAAGATATCTTCAAAGATGGGTTTTACATAATCAGCTAATGCTTTCTGGCACAAAATGAATCAGAGAGAAAAGTTTAGAGAAcgaaacaagaaagaagaaggaTGACTTCAGCTCTAAGAGAAAATAACCGAAAATAGTGCCTCTCAAATGTTAATGTGCTCACAAATCATGTGAGAATCCCACTAAAATGTAGATCCTTACTCAGCAGGTGTGAGGTAGGGCCTGAGACTGTGCATTTCTCAAAAGATCTCTGAGTGATGCTGCCACTACTGGTTCATAGACCACACTGCGTAGCAAGAACCTAAAGCACAGAAATGTTTTAGAAAGTGAGAACATAGGAAAAAGAAACCTAACAGGCTTGAGAAGATGGAAGAAGAGTGCAGAATACTAGAATAAAACAAGGAACATGGGCAGAATAAGACATTTTACTTGGAGAGGGAGCCCAGCAGGAATTACGGGGCACGCAGGAGAATTACATATGAGTTAAGAGTGGTCAGTGTGTTTGTAACACTCAGGACAGATTTAAAAACATGCTTAAAAAAACCCATGCTATTAAAGACAAAAAACTGAGCATATAGGTTTTTTGAACATTACTTTGATAAGGCTCTGTGACTAGACTACACTCCTGGATGCTTATTGGGAAGGAGTAATGGGAAACGAAGACTCCAGGGTATTTCTGTAACAGGCAAAGGGCAATTGGACACTCACTTTTGCACACGACCCTCCATCTCTGTCATTTAGGACAAGAAAGAGCAGATACAAAAGGCACAGTTTCGGTAGAATGGGGAAGCCTGCTCAGAGAATAGCTGTTCCATGACCATGCAGCTCATTTGTTTTAAACTGTGAGAAGGATTTGGGAAATAAGGAGTCACCTACATCCTGGGAACTCAAGCTGCCTAAGGAAGTGTGGCTTGTCCTGTTACAGCAGTAATATATTGGAAACAAGAAGACATGAACAGCCTATTACATAGCCAGGTAGCTGGGCAGAATAACAAAATGCAACCCTAGACATTTGAGCCAGATTCGATGTAATCTTGGGGCAAATATGAGAGTCTGGAGATGGCTCTGTGAGAAGCCCAACACTAAATAAAGGGTCGGCTTTTTCAGAGAAAAGGCCATGATTGACCCCAGAATAGATGATTCCACAATGTGTGCTATGTGGGAGCCTCCAAGTGCAACGCAAACATCTGGGTTGTTTGCATTGCCAGTAGTGGCAGCACTAGTGTGTTATATTGGACTCCATGGCCTTGGCGACAGACGTAGCCTTAGCCCAGAGGACGGCCAGAGATCCAGAAGGTAGAAACAGGTTTGGGAAGTCTGCCATTCTACCATCATCCAGGTTTTTACTCAAGTGTAAGAATAAACTTCCCACCTGGAAATCAATGTATGATTAGATTAAAAATAGAGCaaacacataaatgaaaatacagttttctaaaatacattCTGAGCCATGCTCAtgctataaaatgtttttaaaaagcatgcagtTGGCCTATCATCAAGTAAGTTTgataaatattgtatttatagAGTCCTCCAGGAGGACTGAGACATCCTCCAGTTACAAAACCAGTTTATTTAATTCAGGATGTCTGAAATTATATGATCCTTGGACACTTATTTAAAGTAACACCTTTTAACATCTCCCTGAATGATTCTTTTGCGGAACACCCTTGGAAACCTTGATGTAGAAAATTATAATTCACCTTAATAGTAGATACCTTCTTTATAGGAAATCCTGGAGAAGAGTCAGCCATTGGCAAATGTGTCATTAGCAAAAGTATTCTCATAGTCCTCAGCCTCTTGTTTATGCATCTACTTAACTAATTTACTTTAAGAAACTGTGGAGTCCTAATTAGGGAAAGGGAGTCAGGCTGGTGGGAGCAGgcaaaagcaaaaaagagaaaacagaggagCTACAAGTCTGCTCTTCTTCATGGCCCAGGACACACAGCTCTCCTGCACAAATAACTCAGTCTTCTTGCACCCAACTATCACCAGACACCTGCAaatcagctccctgcaaccttggcGTTATCAGTACTGCACAAAGCCCTCCTCAACAAACAGCATAAACACCACCCTATAAAATTTTCGGCAAGCCTTTGTTTCTTTGCAGTCAGCTTCTGCTGACTAGCTCATTGTCTCCCTGGCAACGTGTTTTCCTACTTTCTCTAATAAGTCTGTCTTCCTTTACCCACAACTGTCTTGCTAAATTATTTTACCCCTGCGCCAGCGGCTGACGTTTCTCCACAACAGAAATGCCCTGGTTTTAAGCATTAGTCTTGTCTCTAACTCTGGAGTTAAAGGTTCTGTCCTTTGCTAAGAGAATTTGTTCCACTGGAGGGTATGGAAAAGTGTGTTTGTGGTTCCTAAAATCTATGGGTAGGTAGATGTTTACTGACTCTATTTCATCGAGTGCTCACTTTTTGGTCTTCATAACACAAAGTCAGTGTTTTCATAGATAGAAATATCTGTGCTATGAGGTATATTAGAGGCAAGCTGGGTTCTACCTGTCTAATCTgactttttctctctcatctccacagatttctcagagaagaatGGGTATAAAAAACCGTTCCACAGTGTCTGGGTTTTTGCTATCAGGATTAACTGAACAACCAGAGCTTCAGCTGCCCCTCTTCGGCCTCTTCTTAGGAATTTATACAGTTACTGTGGTGGGAAACCTCGGCATGATCTCAATAATTAGGCTGAATCATCAACTTCATATCCCCATGTACTATTTCCTGAGTAGTTAGTCTTTTTTAGATGTCTGCTATTCTTCTGTCATTACCCCTAAAATGCTATCAGGGTTTTTATGCAGAGACAGATCCATCTCCTATTCTGGATGCATGACTCAgctgttttttttctgtgtttgtgttATTTCTGAATGCTACATGCTGGCAGCCATGGCCTATGATCGCTACGTGGCCATCTGCAGCCCACTGCTCTACAAGGTCATCATGTCCCCTAGTGTCTGTTCTCTGCTGGTGGTTGCTGTCTTCTCAGTAGGTTTCACTCATGCTGTGATCCATGGAGGTTGTATACTCAGATTGTCTTTCTGTGGATCAAACatcattaaacattatttctgtgaCATTGTCCCTCTTATTAAACTCTCCTGCTCTAGCACTTATATTGATGAGCttttgatttttgtcattggtggATTTAACATGGTGGCCACAAGCCTAACAATCATCATTTCATATGCTTTTATCCTCACCAGCATCCTGCGCATCCACTCTAAAAAGGGCAGATGCAAAGCCTTTAGTACCTGTAGCTCCCACCTGACAGCTGTTGTTATATTTTATGGGTCTCTGATGTCCATGTATCTCAAACCCGCTTTTAGCAGTTCACTCACCCAGGAGAAAGTATCCTCAGTATTTTATACCACTGTGATTCCCATGTTGAATCCTCTGATATATAGTCTGAGGAACAAGGAAGTGAAAAATGCCCTGATGAaacttttaagaagaaaaatacctTTATCTCCATGACAAATATGCTCTTTATTAAGATCTATTTATGTATTCATAATCACAATTAGATGTATACATTTATACCTTGACTCTTTAAAAGTAAtttgagggccaggcacagtgacttacgTCTGTAAatccggcactttggaaggctgaggtgggtggatcatgaggtctggtgttcaagaccagcctggtcaagatggtgaaaccccatcactactaacaatacaaaaaaattagctgagcatggtggcaggcacctgtaatcccacctacttgggaggctgaggcaggagaatcacttgaactcaagaggtggaggttgcagtgggctgagattgcaccattgcactctagcctgggtgacaagagtgaaactctgtctcaaaaaaaaaagtaatttgaaatCAGATGAAATTACTTATATTTAGATTAGTAAATACATGCACAGATAATCACATTAATAAAATGTGAAACAACATATATgaaagtgaaaagtaaaaaatattttcaatttaaagcTAATACCATTGCTGTAATTGAACAACAATTTTTACCTTTAGTTTCCTGAATCCAAGCCCAAAAGGAAATCATCATCATGGTGTAAAGCATAGTTATATCAGAAGAAAACcacagctaatttaaaaaaaaatgagcaacatGATGGAAATTATGACAACAATTTTATAATAACCGTGGGAGAATTTTTCTTGATTGTTTCCTGTGAAGGGCTTATTGGAAGCCAATATTGTCTTAAAGTGTAATTCAATGAAGAAGATTCAACAAAGGACTAAGCTAATATGGTCTCAGTATTGGGCAAATGTTGATCCAAAAATAAGACTTACAATGTCTAGATGAAGAGATAATGTTTATAATCTTAttaaaatatcttgtttttttcAGCATGACCAGTTTATGTGCAGTATTTTataactttgtttcttttgagttgGTATTTTCTTTGTAAGCTGTAACTAGGTGTCTTTAATTTCCTCCACATGTTTTAagataaacacaatgaaaaagtTTATGATTTTTAAGAATGAACTCATACAATCAACCAAGATAGTACGCTGTATGGGGAATGTGATGTATTAGTTAATTCATTTGTTCAGCATATGCTTATCATGGacatcatgtgccaggcactgtcctgagTGTTGGAATATTATGGTGAATATGATAGACAAGGTATCGCTTTACTTTTAGGGGGTGAAAAAGATGATAGGCAATACAGAAGTAATTCAATGAGCAAACATAATAATTATAGATGTAGATGAGTCCTTCGGAAAAAATGAGTTATGTTTCAGAGAAAAGTTATGTAATTTTCATTGGGTCAAATTCTACTCTCAATAGAGTTCTTTGAAGAATGGACATTTGAGATGAAACGTAAAAAAGATGATCCATCATGACCAAgagggatttatcccagggatgcaaggatggttcaacatacatgaaTCAAtcaatatgtatatatcatatcatcagaatgaaggataaaaaccatatgatcatatcaattgatgccgaaaaagtatttgataaaattcaaccaTCCTTTCaggataaaaaccctcaaaaactgAATATAGAGGAAACATACagcaacataataaaaaccatatatgacaaatccacagtaaatggggaaaagctgaaagcccttcctctaagatctggaacatgacaaggatgcccactttcaccactgtttttcaacatagtactgggagTCTCAGCTAGaggaatcagaaaagagaaagaaataaaggacattcaaattggaaaggaagaagtcaaattaaccttgtttgcagatgataatAATctaatatttggaaaaacctgaagactccaccaaaaaactattagaactgataaattcagtaaagttgtaggatacaaaatcaacataaaaaatcagtagcatttctatatgtcaataatgaaaaaaattttaaaaaataatcccatttacaacagcaacaaataaaattaaataccgagtaattaaccaaagaagtgaacgATCTCTGCAATCAAAACTAGAGAacgctgatgaaagaaattgaagaggacacaaaaaatggaaagatattctatgttcatagattggaaaaatcaatattgttaaatattgttaaaatgtctgtactccccaaagcaatctacagattcagtaaaatccctatcaaaataccaatgacagtattcacagaaatagcaaaaacaattcTTACACCACAAAacacccagaatagccaaagctattcgagcaaaaagaacaaaactggagaaataacattacctgactttaaattatactatagagctacagtaaccaagacagcatgatactggcataaaaacagacacatagaccaatggaatggaatagagaacccagaaataaatccacacatctacagtcattttctacaaaggtaccaagaatatATACTGGGGAAAAAAccagtctttaaaataaatggtgctggaaaaactggatatccatatgcaggagAATAAAACTTGACCCCTGTCTCtagccttatacaaaaatcaaatacaaatggATTAAgtacttaaatctaaaacctcaaactatgaaactactacaagaaaatattggggaaacactccaggacattggtctaagCAATAATTTATTGAGAAATACCCCATAAGGGCACGcaaagcaaaaatgggcaaatgggatcACGTCAAGTTAAACAGCATCTGTACAACAAAGAATGCAATCAACAAAGTGgcaagacaacccacagaatgggagaaaatatttgcgaactacccatctgacaagggattaataaccagaatagctcaaaacaactctataggaataaaacctaataatctgattaaaaataggcaaaatatttctCCGAAATtcaagcaataacaaatgctgatgagggcATGGAGCAGGGAGAACCCCCTTACACTTTTGATGGGAATGTATACTACTACAACCACGATGGCAAACAGCCTaaaagtttctcacaaaactaaaaatagagctaccataagattcagcaatcccactgctgggcatatacacaaaagaaaggaaatcagtatgtcaaagagcaatttgtactcccatgtttattgcaggactgttcataatagccacgtaagtgtccatcaacagatgaatggaaaaagaaaatgtggtacctataaaCAATAAAGAACTATTAAaccataacaaagaatgagattctgtcatttgcaatgacatggatggaactggagatcattatgttgcataaaataagtcaggcacagaaagacaaacattgcatgttctcacttatttgtgggaactGAAAGTTAAAACAAtcgaactcatggagatagagcaCAGAAGAGTAACTACCAGAGTCTGAGAAGCTCACTGGGTAGATGAGAGGGAGTTAGGGATGATTAAtgggtaagaaaaaaattagaaagaatgaataattcctagcatttgatagcacaacagaaggactatagaaaataataatttacttttacatttttaaataattaaagagtATAATTAAATCATTTGTAAgaaaaaggataaatgcttgaggggatggatgccAAATTTTCCATAATGTAATTATTATGTATTGTGTGCCTGTACCAAAATCTCTCATGTACGCCTTAAGTATATATGCCTACTATTTACCgacaagaaatattaaaacattaaaaaaaattatggggcATTTAGAAACAACTGCTGGGGAAATCAGAGTGTCAGGATGGCAGCCATTTTTTCCCAAAAGTACAacgaatataattttaaaatataattaatatatatttattaaaacttaTGCTCTCCAGAGAAAATCTCTTTGTTTCTATCCATGCTTTATAAGAACTTAGTATATAAATCTCTGGGGAAAAagtcaacaaattcaaaaaacagaaatgccttTAACCACAgcataataaaatttgaaattaatatgTGCAGTTTAAACACACCAAccctatattttatatataaattttttaaaagtcttctaaATAGAGTCAAAAAAGAATTCTTAGAATTAACAAAAACTCAAATAAATGAGAAACTTCCACATTGGGCATGAAGAATAACTGAGATCAGGTTAAGTTCCTGCCATAAAcaaccagaaa
Above is a genomic segment from Chlorocebus sabaeus isolate Y175 chromosome 1, mChlSab1.0.hap1, whole genome shotgun sequence containing:
- the OR8D4 gene encoding LOW QUALITY PROTEIN: olfactory receptor 8D4 (The sequence of the model RefSeq protein was modified relative to this genomic sequence to represent the inferred CDS: substituted 1 base at 1 genomic stop codon) translates to MGIKNRSTVSGFLLSGLTEQPELQLPLFGLFLGIYTVTVVGNLGMISIIRLNHQLHIPMYYFLSSXSFLDVCYSSVITPKMLSGFLCRDRSISYSGCMTQLFFFCVCVISECYMLAAMAYDRYVAICSPLLYKVIMSPSVCSLLVVAVFSVGFTHAVIHGGCILRLSFCGSNIIKHYFCDIVPLIKLSCSSTYIDELLIFVIGGFNMVATSLTIIISYAFILTSILRIHSKKGRCKAFSTCSSHLTAVVIFYGSLMSMYLKPAFSSSLTQEKVSSVFYTTVIPMLNPLIYSLRNKEVKNALMKLLRRKIPLSP